One window from the genome of Amycolatopsis sp. NBC_01480 encodes:
- a CDS encoding DUF397 domain-containing protein, with the protein MTPDAGLSGAQWRKSSYSGGGNDCVEIAFVDGGAAVRDSKDPEGGAFRLPASGWQGLLAAVRAGGPARG; encoded by the coding sequence ATGACTCCGGACGCAGGCCTTTCTGGGGCTCAGTGGCGCAAGAGCAGCTACAGCGGCGGCGGCAACGACTGCGTCGAAATCGCGTTCGTCGACGGCGGCGCCGCGGTGCGTGACTCCAAGGACCCTGAAGGGGGTGCCTTCCGCCTGCCCGCCTCGGGTTGGCAGGGGCTGCTGGCGGCAGTGCGCGCCGGCGGCCCGGCGCGCGGCTGA
- the pyk gene encoding pyruvate kinase, with protein sequence MSRRAKIVCTLGPATSTPEKMQALVDAGMDVARMNFSHGSHSDHKQVYDLVRSAAAQSGRPVGILADLQGPKIRLGTFASGSVEWHTGDIVRITVEDVAGTHDRVSTTYKGLAKDAKPGDRLLVDDGKVGLVVKGVEGPDVVCEVTEGGPVSNNKGVSLPGMDVSVPAMSEKDIEDLEFALQLGVDFVALSFVRSPADIDLVHQVMDRSGKGRLPVVAKIEKPEAVYNLEAIVLAFDAVMVARGDLGVELPLEQVPLVQKRAIQICRENAKPVIVATQMLESMINNSRPTRAEASDVANAVLDGTDAVMLSGETSVGRYPIETVQTMGRIVEAVETDSPVVPPLTHVPRTKRGVISYAARDIGERLNAKALVAFTQSGDTVRRLARLHTRLPLLAFTPEECVRSQLSMTWGTNTQIVPRVDSTDQMIQQVDHKMLEMGKYQRGDLVVIVAGSPPGTVGSTNLIHVHRLGEDDHA encoded by the coding sequence GTGAGCCGACGCGCGAAGATCGTTTGTACCCTGGGCCCTGCCACCTCCACGCCGGAGAAGATGCAGGCACTCGTAGACGCCGGAATGGACGTCGCGAGGATGAACTTCAGCCACGGAAGCCACAGCGACCACAAGCAGGTCTACGACCTGGTCCGGTCCGCCGCGGCCCAGAGCGGCCGCCCGGTCGGCATCCTCGCCGACCTGCAGGGCCCGAAGATCCGGCTCGGCACGTTCGCGAGCGGCTCGGTCGAGTGGCACACCGGCGACATCGTCCGGATCACCGTCGAGGACGTCGCCGGCACCCATGACCGGGTCTCCACCACCTACAAGGGACTGGCCAAGGACGCCAAGCCGGGTGACCGCCTGCTCGTCGACGACGGCAAGGTCGGCCTCGTGGTCAAGGGCGTGGAGGGCCCGGACGTGGTGTGCGAGGTGACCGAGGGCGGTCCCGTCAGCAACAACAAGGGCGTTTCGCTGCCCGGCATGGACGTCTCGGTCCCAGCTATGTCCGAAAAGGACATCGAGGACCTGGAGTTCGCGCTGCAGCTGGGCGTGGACTTCGTCGCGCTGTCCTTCGTGCGCTCGCCGGCCGACATCGACCTGGTCCACCAGGTGATGGACCGCAGCGGCAAGGGCCGGCTGCCGGTCGTGGCCAAGATCGAGAAGCCCGAGGCGGTCTACAACCTCGAGGCGATCGTGCTGGCCTTCGACGCGGTGATGGTCGCCCGCGGCGACCTCGGCGTCGAGCTGCCGCTGGAGCAGGTCCCGCTGGTGCAGAAGCGCGCCATCCAGATCTGCCGCGAGAACGCGAAGCCGGTCATCGTCGCGACGCAGATGCTCGAGTCGATGATCAACAACTCCCGCCCGACCCGCGCCGAGGCCTCCGACGTCGCGAACGCGGTGCTCGACGGCACCGACGCGGTGATGCTGTCCGGTGAGACCAGCGTCGGGCGCTACCCGATCGAGACGGTGCAGACGATGGGCCGGATCGTCGAGGCGGTCGAGACCGACTCGCCGGTCGTGCCGCCGCTGACGCACGTCCCGCGCACCAAGCGCGGCGTGATCTCCTACGCCGCCCGCGACATCGGCGAGCGGCTGAACGCCAAGGCGCTGGTGGCCTTCACCCAGTCCGGCGACACGGTCCGCCGCCTGGCCCGGCTGCACACCCGGCTGCCGCTGCTGGCGTTCACGCCGGAGGAGTGCGTGCGCAGCCAGCTGTCGATGACCTGGGGCACGAACACCCAGATCGTGCCGCGGGTGGACTCCACCGACCAGATGATCCAGCAGGTCGACCACAAGATGCTGGAGATGGGCAAGTACCAGCGCGGCGACCTGGTGGTCATCGTGGCCGGCTCCCCGCCCGGGACCGTGGGCTCGACCAACCTGATCCACGTGCACCGCCTCGGTGAAGACGACCACGCGTAA
- a CDS encoding group II truncated hemoglobin gives MIVEYLRYTIPADRTTAFEAAYAEAAVSLAKAPQCLGYDLSRCAEDPTRYVLAIRWTSADDHLKGFRTGPHFPAFFAAIRDYVGDLEEMRHYEPTAVTGLGGARPPTLYEWAGGGPALTRLTEVFYGHVLQDPLLEPVFRAMDAHHAEHVATWLGEVLGGPAEYTAHHGGHPHMIGRHLGRGITEEQRRRWVSLLLDAADEAGLPADPEFRASFAGYLEWGSRLAVLFSAPGAGPATDEPVPHWDWVRPPWQAPAS, from the coding sequence ATGATCGTGGAATACCTGCGCTACACCATTCCGGCCGATCGGACGACGGCGTTCGAAGCCGCGTACGCCGAGGCCGCCGTCTCGCTCGCGAAGGCACCCCAATGCCTCGGCTACGACCTCAGCCGCTGCGCCGAAGACCCTACGCGCTACGTCCTGGCGATCCGGTGGACTTCGGCCGACGACCACCTCAAGGGCTTCCGCACCGGCCCGCACTTCCCGGCGTTCTTCGCGGCGATCCGCGATTACGTCGGGGACCTCGAAGAGATGCGCCACTACGAGCCGACGGCCGTCACGGGCCTGGGCGGCGCCCGTCCGCCCACCCTGTACGAGTGGGCCGGCGGCGGCCCGGCGCTCACCCGCCTGACCGAGGTCTTCTACGGCCACGTGCTCCAGGACCCGTTGCTGGAGCCGGTTTTCCGCGCCATGGACGCGCACCACGCCGAGCACGTCGCGACCTGGCTCGGCGAGGTGCTCGGCGGGCCGGCGGAATACACCGCGCACCACGGCGGGCACCCGCACATGATCGGCCGGCACCTCGGCCGCGGGATCACCGAGGAGCAGCGGCGACGCTGGGTGTCGCTCCTGCTCGACGCCGCCGACGAGGCCGGGCTGCCCGCCGACCCGGAGTTCCGCGCCTCGTTCGCCGGCTACCTGGAGTGGGGCAGCCGGCTGGCCGTGCTGTTCTCGGCGCCCGGCGCCGGGCCGGCCACGGACGAGCCGGTGCCGCACTGGGACTGGGTCCGGCCGCCGTGGCAGGCGCCGGCGTCCTAG
- a CDS encoding ArsR/SmtB family transcription factor — MQTFDVLAEPRRRSILDLLRDGERSVGELVDELALSQPAVSKHLRVLREAGLVTVRVAAQRRCYQLRAEPLAEVDAWLAPYRRFWSDRLDALERHLDATDPAATRPE, encoded by the coding sequence ATGCAGACTTTCGACGTCCTCGCCGAGCCCCGCCGCCGCTCGATCCTCGACCTGCTCCGCGACGGCGAGCGGTCCGTCGGCGAGCTGGTCGACGAGCTGGCGCTGAGCCAGCCCGCCGTGTCCAAGCACCTGCGCGTGCTGCGGGAGGCGGGCCTGGTCACGGTGCGGGTCGCGGCCCAGCGCCGCTGCTACCAGCTCCGCGCCGAGCCGCTGGCCGAGGTCGATGCCTGGCTCGCGCCGTACCGCCGGTTCTGGTCCGACCGGCTCGACGCGCTGGAGCGGCACCTGGACGCGACGGACCCCGCCGCGACCCGCCCGGAGTGA
- a CDS encoding 6-phosphofructokinase has product MRVGVLTGGGDCPGLNAVIRAVVRKGIEVHGWELVGFRNGWQGPLTGDSRPLGLDDVEDILTRGGTILRSSRTNPYKVDGGVEKIKSVLAEQQVDALIAIGGEDTLGVAKRLTDDGVGVVGVPKTIDNDLGATDYTFGFDTAVSIATEAIDRLHTTAESHHRALVIEVMGRHAGWIALHSGVAGGASVILMPEREFSVDQVVEWVERRFEREYAPIIVVAEGALPEGGQEKLLTGEKDSFGHVRLGGIGNWLADEIAHRTGKESRAVVLGHVQRGGTPTAYDRVLATRFGLHAVDAVADGDFGVMVALKGTDIVRVKLSEATAELKTVPLERYEEAEVFFG; this is encoded by the coding sequence ATGCGTGTCGGTGTGCTGACGGGTGGCGGGGACTGCCCGGGCCTGAACGCGGTGATCCGCGCGGTGGTCCGCAAGGGCATCGAGGTGCACGGCTGGGAGCTCGTCGGCTTCCGCAACGGGTGGCAGGGGCCGCTCACCGGCGACAGCAGGCCGCTCGGCCTCGACGACGTCGAAGACATCCTCACCCGCGGCGGCACGATCCTGCGCTCCTCGCGGACGAACCCGTACAAGGTCGACGGCGGGGTCGAGAAGATCAAGTCCGTGCTGGCCGAGCAGCAGGTCGACGCGCTGATCGCGATCGGCGGCGAGGACACCCTCGGCGTCGCGAAGCGGCTGACCGACGACGGCGTCGGCGTGGTCGGCGTGCCCAAGACGATCGACAACGACCTGGGCGCCACCGACTACACGTTCGGCTTCGACACCGCGGTGTCCATCGCGACCGAGGCGATCGACCGGCTGCACACCACCGCGGAGTCGCACCACCGCGCGCTGGTCATCGAGGTCATGGGCCGGCACGCCGGCTGGATCGCGCTGCACTCCGGCGTGGCCGGCGGCGCGAGCGTGATCCTCATGCCGGAGCGCGAGTTCTCCGTCGACCAGGTCGTGGAGTGGGTCGAGCGCCGGTTCGAGCGCGAGTACGCGCCGATCATCGTGGTGGCCGAGGGCGCGCTGCCCGAGGGCGGCCAGGAGAAGCTGCTGACCGGCGAGAAGGACTCCTTCGGGCACGTCCGCCTCGGCGGCATCGGCAACTGGCTCGCCGACGAGATCGCCCACCGCACCGGCAAGGAGTCCCGCGCCGTGGTGCTCGGGCACGTGCAGCGCGGCGGCACGCCGACCGCGTACGACCGCGTGCTCGCCACGCGCTTCGGCCTGCACGCGGTGGACGCGGTGGCCGACGGCGACTTCGGCGTGATGGTGGCGCTGAAGGGCACCGACATCGTCCGCGTGAAGCTGTCGGAGGCGACCGCCGAGCTCAAGACCGTGCCGCTGGAGCGGTACGAAGAGGCCGAGGTCTTCTTCGGCTGA
- a CDS encoding helix-turn-helix domain-containing protein codes for MARGQGPTVRRRRLASELRRLREAADLTIDEVGEKLECSASKVSRIETGHVGVTPRDARDMLALYGITGDEQEALVQLAREARKRGWWHAYNEVFTGTFVGLEADASSLRAFQALLVPGLLQTERYAHAVIRALRPDAEDAEIRRRVAARMARQELLSDSPPVEYWAVVDEAVLHRVVDGPEVMAEQLYRMVADAEKPNVTVQVVPFGAGAHPGMEGPFLIMGFPEQADPDVVYVDDSTSSGLYLEEPPDVRRYALMFDHLRAAALKPDDSVDLIAEAAGRFAEQAALPGRTTHHLEPRKK; via the coding sequence GTGGCGAGAGGACAGGGACCCACCGTTCGCCGCCGGAGGCTCGCGAGCGAGCTGCGGCGGCTCCGCGAGGCGGCCGACCTCACCATCGACGAGGTGGGCGAGAAGCTCGAGTGCTCCGCTTCGAAGGTGAGCCGCATCGAGACCGGCCACGTCGGCGTCACCCCGCGTGACGCCCGGGACATGCTGGCGCTGTACGGGATCACCGGCGACGAGCAGGAGGCGCTCGTCCAGCTGGCCCGCGAAGCGCGCAAGCGCGGCTGGTGGCACGCCTACAACGAGGTGTTCACCGGCACCTTCGTCGGGCTCGAGGCCGACGCCAGCTCCCTGCGCGCGTTCCAGGCGCTGCTCGTGCCCGGGCTGCTGCAGACCGAGCGGTACGCGCACGCGGTGATCCGGGCGCTGCGGCCGGACGCGGAGGACGCCGAGATCCGGCGCCGCGTGGCCGCGCGGATGGCGCGCCAGGAACTGCTGAGCGACAGCCCGCCGGTGGAGTACTGGGCGGTGGTCGACGAGGCCGTGCTGCACCGCGTGGTGGACGGGCCCGAGGTGATGGCCGAGCAGCTCTACCGGATGGTCGCCGACGCCGAGAAGCCCAATGTCACCGTCCAGGTGGTGCCCTTCGGCGCCGGGGCCCACCCCGGCATGGAGGGCCCGTTCCTCATCATGGGCTTCCCCGAGCAGGCCGACCCGGACGTCGTCTACGTCGACGACAGCACCTCCAGCGGCCTGTACCTGGAGGAACCCCCAGACGTCCGGCGCTACGCGCTGATGTTCGACCATCTGCGCGCAGCCGCGCTGAAACCGGACGACTCGGTCGACTTGATCGCCGAGGCAGCCGGCCGGTTCGCCGAACAGGCGGCCCTGCCGGGGCGCACGACACACCACCTGGAACCGAGGAAAAAGTAA
- the tesB gene encoding acyl-CoA thioesterase II translates to MTEMARKAATGLDEDPGGGGQPVLDRLVALLDLEKLEENYYRGVSPVHSPVRVFGGQVAGQALVAAGRTVPEDRRVHSLHAYFIRGGDPSVPIVYEVDRIRDGRSFTTRRVVAVQHGKAIFSLSASFQKDEGGIEHADAMPDVVGPETLPTFPERVEGLGFAKHPRPIDVRYVNEPPWITRETGERPAANRVWMRADGKLPDDQLLHVCVLAYASDMTLLDSVLARHGVYWDDRNVLGASLDHALWFHRPFRADEWLLYDCVSPSASGARGLATGRFFAQDGTLVATVVQEGLLRVL, encoded by the coding sequence ATGACTGAGATGGCCAGGAAGGCCGCCACCGGGCTGGACGAAGATCCTGGTGGCGGCGGGCAGCCGGTGCTCGACCGGCTGGTCGCCTTGCTCGACCTGGAGAAGCTCGAGGAGAACTACTACCGCGGCGTCTCGCCCGTGCACTCGCCGGTCCGCGTGTTCGGCGGCCAGGTGGCGGGGCAGGCGCTGGTCGCGGCCGGGCGCACGGTGCCCGAGGACCGCCGCGTGCACTCGCTGCACGCGTACTTCATCCGCGGCGGCGACCCGAGCGTGCCGATCGTCTACGAGGTCGACCGCATCCGCGACGGCCGCTCGTTCACCACCCGGCGGGTGGTCGCCGTCCAGCACGGCAAGGCGATCTTCTCGCTGTCCGCCTCGTTCCAGAAGGACGAGGGCGGCATCGAGCACGCCGACGCCATGCCGGACGTGGTGGGCCCGGAGACGCTGCCGACGTTCCCCGAGCGCGTCGAGGGCCTCGGGTTCGCCAAGCACCCGCGCCCGATCGACGTCCGCTACGTCAACGAGCCGCCGTGGATCACCCGCGAGACGGGCGAGCGGCCGGCCGCCAACCGCGTCTGGATGCGGGCCGACGGCAAGCTGCCGGACGATCAGCTGCTGCACGTCTGCGTGCTCGCTTACGCCTCCGACATGACGCTGCTCGACTCGGTCCTCGCGCGCCACGGCGTGTACTGGGACGACCGGAACGTGCTGGGCGCGAGCCTCGACCACGCGCTGTGGTTCCACCGGCCCTTCCGCGCCGACGAGTGGCTGCTCTACGACTGCGTCTCGCCGAGCGCCTCGGGCGCCCGCGGGCTGGCCACCGGACGGTTCTTCGCGCAGGACGGCACCCTCGTCGCGACCGTGGTCCAGGAAGGACTGCTGCGCGTCCTCTGA
- a CDS encoding DUF2461 domain-containing protein — protein sequence MKFTGFGEYAVDFYDGLEADNSKSYWDQNVAVYQGDVRAPMEALLKELSPEFGQGFGEGKVFRPYRDVRFAKDKTPYKTHCGGVIEAGRGGGAYYVELGPAGLRVGGGCFHLASDQLARFRTAVDTELHGPVLEKILATLRRGGWEINGDRLKSRPRGFAEDHPRIDLLRYRSVYAARTWEPADFLHEREALERVRKSWRQLRAFNEWARDHVGPSEQPRR from the coding sequence GTGAAGTTCACGGGATTCGGGGAGTACGCCGTCGATTTCTACGACGGGCTGGAGGCCGACAACTCCAAGTCCTACTGGGACCAGAACGTGGCGGTGTACCAAGGCGACGTGCGGGCGCCGATGGAGGCGCTGCTCAAGGAGCTTTCGCCCGAGTTCGGCCAGGGCTTCGGCGAGGGCAAGGTGTTCCGGCCGTACCGCGACGTGCGGTTCGCCAAGGACAAGACGCCGTACAAGACGCACTGCGGCGGGGTGATCGAGGCCGGCCGCGGCGGCGGCGCGTACTACGTGGAGCTGGGCCCGGCCGGGCTGCGCGTCGGTGGCGGCTGCTTCCACCTGGCGTCGGATCAGCTGGCGCGGTTCCGCACGGCGGTCGACACCGAGCTGCACGGCCCGGTGCTGGAGAAGATCCTGGCCACGCTCCGGCGCGGCGGCTGGGAGATCAACGGCGACCGGCTCAAATCACGCCCGCGCGGCTTCGCCGAGGACCACCCCCGCATCGACCTGCTCCGGTACCGCTCGGTCTACGCCGCGCGCACCTGGGAGCCCGCCGACTTCCTGCACGAGCGCGAGGCGCTGGAGCGCGTCCGCAAGTCGTGGCGGCAGCTGCGGGCGTTCAACGAGTGGGCCCGCGACCACGTCGGGCCGAGCGAGCAGCCCCGGCGCTGA
- a CDS encoding glycoside hydrolase family 18 protein produces MVGPRKRSFLSLIGTVSAALVGLALAATAAPAAPASDREAAPASAQASVGKVVGYFTEWGVYDRNYHVKNVETSGSAAKLTHINYAFGNVTNGGCAIGDAYADYQKTYDAAGSVDGVADTWDQPLAGSFNQLKKLKAKHPGLKVLWSFGGWTWSGGFGQAAQNPAAFADSCYNLVNDPRWAGVFDGIDLDWEYPNACGLSCDTSGAAAFKNVMAAMRAKFGSSKLVTAAITADGTNGGKIDAADYAGAAQYVNWYNVMTYDYFGAFNAQGPTAPHSPLTSYNGIPTAGFYADAAIQKLKSKGVPASKLLLGIGFYGRGWTGVTQATPGGTATGPAAAKYEPGIEDYKILKSSCPSTGTIAGTAYAKCGSNWWSYDTPGTIAGKVSYAKTQGLGGAMVWELSGDTTNGELVTAVAK; encoded by the coding sequence ATGGTAGGTCCGCGCAAGAGGAGCTTCTTGTCCCTGATCGGCACGGTGAGCGCCGCGCTCGTCGGCCTCGCCCTCGCCGCCACGGCAGCGCCCGCTGCCCCGGCCTCGGACAGAGAGGCCGCGCCGGCGAGCGCGCAGGCGTCCGTCGGCAAGGTCGTCGGTTACTTCACCGAATGGGGTGTCTACGACCGGAACTACCACGTCAAGAACGTCGAGACCTCCGGCTCGGCGGCGAAGCTGACGCACATCAACTACGCGTTCGGCAACGTGACCAACGGCGGCTGCGCGATCGGCGACGCGTACGCCGACTACCAGAAGACCTACGACGCCGCGGGCAGCGTCGACGGCGTCGCCGACACCTGGGACCAGCCGCTGGCCGGCAGCTTCAACCAGCTGAAGAAGCTCAAGGCCAAGCACCCCGGCCTGAAGGTGCTCTGGTCGTTCGGCGGCTGGACCTGGTCCGGCGGCTTCGGTCAGGCCGCGCAGAACCCGGCCGCGTTCGCCGACTCCTGCTACAACCTGGTCAACGACCCGCGCTGGGCCGGCGTGTTCGACGGCATCGACCTCGACTGGGAGTACCCGAACGCCTGCGGCCTGAGCTGTGACACCAGCGGCGCGGCGGCGTTCAAGAACGTGATGGCGGCGATGCGGGCCAAGTTCGGCTCCTCGAAGCTGGTGACCGCGGCCATCACCGCCGACGGCACGAACGGCGGCAAGATCGACGCCGCCGACTACGCGGGCGCGGCCCAGTACGTCAACTGGTACAACGTGATGACCTACGACTACTTCGGCGCCTTCAACGCGCAGGGCCCGACCGCCCCGCACTCGCCGCTGACCTCCTACAACGGGATCCCGACCGCAGGCTTCTACGCCGACGCGGCCATCCAGAAGCTCAAGAGCAAGGGTGTGCCGGCGTCGAAACTGCTGCTGGGCATCGGGTTCTACGGCCGCGGCTGGACCGGTGTCACACAGGCCACCCCGGGCGGCACCGCCACCGGCCCCGCGGCGGCCAAGTACGAGCCGGGCATCGAGGACTACAAGATCCTCAAGTCCAGCTGCCCGTCCACCGGCACGATCGCGGGCACCGCGTACGCCAAGTGCGGTTCGAACTGGTGGAGCTACGACACCCCGGGCACGATCGCGGGCAAGGTCAGCTACGCCAAGACCCAGGGCCTCGGCGGCGCGATGGTCTGGGAGCTCTCGGGCGACACCACCAACGGCGAGCTGGTCACGGCCGTCGCCAAGTGA
- a CDS encoding S41 family peptidase, with protein sequence MRILLAGLALFSLAAVPGPTVPTVSTVSTVDGIWQADGYGQFVAVSGGRLTTYDVTSVSCLPGSLTGTGDGTTFTTSEGTVATIRQDKLSFDGDLGVRSLRRLPGGLPRACQAAPDRSALSTFDVFWHTYAENYPFFAAKGVDWRAEGQAARAEVAAHPERLYDVLCGLITPLHDAHVGLLTPDKRCTSPRPGTPDPSIIPRAVAVTDAALSAPVQRWADGAISYADLPGGLGYLRITGFQGYTDTFAGDREVLDHALDAIFTASRVGSLRGLVLDLRVNGGGADPLGLAVAARLTDAPHFAYAKRTRNDPADPSRFTAPQPFTVRPAAGPRYTGPLAVLVGNLDVSAGETFTQALLNRTPRQVLIGENTQGVYSDTMDRTLPEPGWTAVVPNEEYLDPRGRTYDGTGISPDVRTPVFTPVELAAGRDTALATARRLLGGR encoded by the coding sequence ATGCGGATTCTCTTGGCGGGCTTGGCCCTGTTCTCCCTGGCGGCGGTCCCCGGCCCCACAGTGCCCACTGTGTCCACTGTGTCCACTGTGGACGGGATCTGGCAGGCCGATGGCTACGGCCAGTTCGTGGCGGTCTCAGGCGGCCGGCTGACCACGTACGACGTCACTTCGGTCAGCTGCCTGCCGGGCTCGCTCACCGGCACCGGCGACGGCACGACGTTCACCACGAGCGAGGGCACCGTCGCCACGATCCGCCAGGACAAGCTGAGCTTCGACGGCGACCTGGGCGTGCGCTCGCTGCGCCGCCTGCCGGGCGGGCTGCCCCGCGCCTGCCAGGCGGCGCCGGACCGGAGCGCACTGTCCACTTTCGACGTCTTCTGGCACACCTATGCCGAGAACTACCCGTTCTTCGCGGCGAAGGGCGTCGACTGGCGGGCCGAGGGCCAGGCCGCGCGAGCCGAGGTGGCCGCGCACCCGGAACGGCTGTACGACGTCCTCTGCGGACTGATCACCCCGCTGCACGACGCGCACGTCGGCCTGCTGACGCCGGACAAGCGCTGCACGTCGCCGCGGCCCGGCACGCCGGACCCGTCGATCATCCCGCGGGCCGTCGCTGTGACGGACGCCGCGCTCAGCGCCCCGGTACAGCGCTGGGCGGACGGGGCGATCTCGTACGCCGACCTGCCGGGTGGCCTCGGCTACCTGCGGATCACCGGATTCCAGGGCTACACGGACACTTTCGCCGGTGATCGCGAGGTCCTGGACCACGCGCTCGACGCGATCTTCACCGCTTCACGCGTGGGCTCGCTGCGCGGGCTGGTGCTCGACTTGCGGGTGAACGGCGGAGGCGCCGACCCGCTCGGCCTCGCCGTCGCGGCCAGGCTGACCGACGCGCCGCACTTCGCCTACGCCAAGCGCACGCGCAACGACCCGGCCGACCCGTCGCGGTTCACCGCACCGCAGCCGTTCACCGTGCGCCCGGCCGCCGGACCGCGCTACACCGGCCCGCTCGCCGTGCTGGTGGGGAACCTCGACGTGTCGGCGGGGGAGACGTTCACGCAGGCGCTGCTCAACCGCACCCCGCGGCAGGTGCTGATCGGCGAGAACACCCAGGGCGTCTACTCCGACACGATGGACCGGACGCTGCCCGAACCGGGCTGGACCGCCGTCGTGCCCAACGAGGAGTACCTCGACCCGCGCGGGCGCACGTACGACGGCACGGGCATCAGCCCCGACGTCCGCACGCCGGTCTTCACCCCCGTCGAGTTGGCGGCCGGCCGCGACACCGCGCTGGCCACGGCACGCCGTCTGCTGGGCGGCCGCTGA
- a CDS encoding winged helix-turn-helix transcriptional regulator → MTGRRYWCPVELAVDVIGGRWKPVILAHLKEGVHRYGELRRRMPGISEKMLTQQLRELTADGLVRRDSLDGRVPHVEYRLTEEGEALGPALTALYAWGERRAAATGVTFETPA, encoded by the coding sequence ATGACGGGCAGGCGTTACTGGTGCCCGGTCGAGCTCGCCGTCGACGTGATCGGCGGCCGGTGGAAGCCGGTGATCCTGGCGCACCTCAAGGAGGGCGTGCACCGCTACGGCGAGCTGCGCCGCCGCATGCCGGGCATCAGCGAGAAGATGCTCACCCAGCAGCTGCGCGAGCTGACCGCCGACGGGCTCGTCCGCCGCGACAGCCTCGACGGCCGGGTGCCGCACGTCGAGTACCGGCTCACCGAGGAGGGCGAGGCGCTCGGCCCGGCGCTCACCGCGCTCTACGCCTGGGGCGAACGCCGGGCCGCGGCCACCGGGGTCACCTTCGAGACACCGGCCTGA